A window of the Tunturibacter empetritectus genome harbors these coding sequences:
- a CDS encoding tagaturonate epimerase family protein: MNKQLKLPKFSIGVGDRFAHQAKAQLKACVNAGEAGIDVVPVWNKSNREHLIIGSEPLQTRAAADAAVKELGWVKPYFVDADHINEKTVERFIQPCDFFTLDVADLIGEAARPADVAAFVRRHQELVGAVTITNIAEPFQTDKGFVEGVANKFLAAIQHAGEIYRLLVEKKGEGNFVPEISMDETDSPQTPLELLIILAAIADQKIPIQTVAPKFTGRFNKGVDYAGDVMQFSKEFEEDLATIAFAIKTYDLPDNLKLSVHSGSDKFSIYKAIHAGIKKFDAGVHLKTAGTTWLEEVIGLAESGGSGLEIAKEIYEGAYAHREELCAPYAAVIDIHPTKLPTPDKVNEWMSEQFTSTLRHDPGNGLYNESFRQLLHVGFKVAAKMGKTYLMALEANQEIIAKNVTENLFLRHIKPVFLGV; the protein is encoded by the coding sequence ATGAACAAGCAGTTGAAGCTTCCAAAGTTTTCGATCGGAGTCGGTGACAGATTTGCTCACCAGGCAAAAGCGCAACTGAAAGCATGCGTCAATGCGGGAGAGGCCGGAATCGATGTGGTGCCGGTGTGGAATAAGTCGAATCGAGAGCACTTGATTATTGGGTCAGAGCCACTCCAGACGAGGGCTGCGGCCGACGCTGCCGTAAAGGAGTTGGGATGGGTCAAGCCATACTTCGTCGATGCGGATCATATCAACGAGAAGACGGTTGAGAGATTCATCCAGCCTTGCGACTTTTTTACTCTGGACGTCGCGGACTTGATTGGAGAAGCCGCAAGGCCAGCGGATGTAGCCGCGTTTGTTAGGCGGCATCAAGAGCTTGTGGGAGCAGTAACGATCACAAATATCGCTGAACCGTTCCAGACGGATAAAGGATTTGTTGAGGGCGTGGCCAACAAATTTCTGGCGGCCATCCAACATGCAGGGGAGATTTATCGTCTGCTCGTGGAGAAGAAGGGCGAAGGAAACTTCGTGCCTGAGATCTCGATGGACGAGACGGACTCTCCTCAGACACCATTGGAACTATTGATTATTCTCGCGGCCATCGCTGACCAGAAAATCCCGATCCAGACGGTTGCGCCGAAGTTCACCGGCCGCTTCAATAAAGGCGTTGACTACGCTGGCGATGTGATGCAGTTTTCAAAAGAGTTCGAGGAGGATTTGGCGACGATCGCGTTTGCGATCAAAACCTACGATCTACCGGACAATCTGAAGTTAAGCGTTCACTCCGGATCAGACAAGTTTTCGATCTACAAAGCAATTCACGCTGGAATCAAGAAATTCGATGCAGGAGTTCACTTGAAGACCGCCGGAACAACTTGGTTGGAAGAAGTGATCGGCCTCGCTGAGTCGGGTGGCTCTGGACTCGAGATCGCGAAAGAGATATATGAGGGGGCCTACGCGCACCGCGAGGAGCTTTGTGCGCCTTACGCCGCTGTCATCGATATCCACCCGACAAAGCTGCCGACGCCGGACAAGGTTAATGAGTGGATGAGCGAGCAGTTTACCTCGACGCTGCGGCACGACCCAGGGAATGGCTTGTACAACGAGAGCTTCAGGCAGCTGTTGCATGTAGGCTTCAAAGTCGCGGCAAAGATGGGTAAAACGTATCTAATGGCACTCGAAGCCAACCAAGAAATTATCGCAAAAAATGTGACAGAAAACCTCTTCCTTCGGCATATCAAGCCCGTGTTTCTGGGAGTCTAG